The Triticum urartu cultivar G1812 unplaced genomic scaffold, Tu2.1 TuUngrouped_contig_4249, whole genome shotgun sequence sequence GGATCTTATGAGGCCCTAGCCCATGTACTCTTATAATTTCTGCTCCACTCCCCATCAGGGCCCTGTCTCTTTCAAAGCCTTTAGGCAGTTTCCAATCATGTAACGAGACTAATGGAATTAAGCAATTGTGCCTGTGTTCGAAAGATGGTTTGATGGGGCAATGTTCTTCTGAACAGTGCTAGTAGAAAGTACTGACTATGAGTTCACTGGCAATCATTTCCCCCTTGATAATCCTCAAGTTAATAAGGCAAATATTTGTCCTTTTTTAGCAGGTCTAGTACAACCTCCGGAGTTTTCCCATGGCCTCGGCTGCTTATACTGATGATTCTGGTTCCGAGGTTATTGATCCTCCAAAGTCTGAGGTACTGGATGTTGCTGAACTTGTCGGCGATCATATCCAGCTTACACAAAAATCAAATGTGGTAGCTTCTAGCAGCGTTCGCGAACTTTTGGAATGCCCTGTCTGCTTGAGTGCCATGTACCCTCCTATACATCAGGTGTGCATTTGTGCTGCTCCAGCGCATTCATTTAGTTTATGTTCTGTTCCATTGAGTGCCATGGAAAAAACTTATGTTGTGCATGTATATGCTCTGTTCCGTTGTTGAAATGTTATTTCATATGCTTACAAAAAAAAGAGTTGACTAAATACATTGTGCAACCCACACATTCTTTTACTGTATTGTAACACACCTTTTGTGTATGCAGTGCTCTAATGGCCATACATTGTGCTCTGGATGCAAGCCAAGGGTTCACAATCGCTGTCCAACTTGTAGGCATGAACTGGGTAACATAAGATGCCTTGCTCTTGAGAAGGTGGCTGCATCTCTTGAGCTTCCATGCAAGTACCAGAACTTTGGTTGCTTAGGCATTTACCCATACTACTGCAAGCTGAAGCATGAGTCACAGTGCCAATATAGGCCTTATAGTTGTCCATACGCTGGATCTGAATGTACAGTTGGTGGTGACATTCCATACTTGGTAAATCATTTGAAAGATGATCACAAAGTTGACATGCATAGCGGAAGCACTTTCAACCATCGCTATGTCAAGTCAAATCCTCATGA is a genomic window containing:
- the LOC125527554 gene encoding E3 ubiquitin-protein ligase DIS1; translation: MASAAYTDDSGSEVIDPPKSEVLDVAELVGDHIQLTQKSNVVASSSVRELLECPVCLSAMYPPIHQCSNGHTLCSGCKPRVHNRCPTCRHELGNIRCLALEKVAASLELPCKYQNFGCLGIYPYYCKLKHESQCQYRPYSCPYAGSECTVGGDIPYLVNHLKDDHKVDMHSGSTFNHRYVKSNPHEVENATWMLTVFSCFGQYFCLHFEAFQLGMAPVYIAFLRFMGDDAEAKKYSYSLEVGGGGRKMIFQGVPRSIRDGHRKVRDSYDGLIIQRNMALFFSGGERKELKLRVTGRIWKEE